In Persicimonas caeni, a single window of DNA contains:
- a CDS encoding recombinase family protein, whose amino-acid sequence MTESAILRPPKITERHVNQLVVVYVRQSTLQQLEEHQESTRRQYALAKRARRWGWSDDQILTIDDDLGTSGASIKGRQGLQKLMQEVRCGHVGLILALELSRYARCCLDWYRLLELCAQYDTLIAENDVVYEPCDPNDRMLLGVKATMSETELHIMKQRLEDGKLAKAKRGELVFDVPRGYVWSVDEEIIKDPDAQVRRVIELIFEVFERRRTIGGVCRYLEAHDIKLPHRRDSFGHLAHLGPLEWHKATNSAVSNLLRHPIYAGAYVYGRRQRPSNAGFGSRGEPGRVRVDQGQWLVLLKANHPAYIDWKTYERNVEQLEDNKPAVKGYAQNGQALLGGLVLCGGCGWRMSLHYKDPQTWRYECENYKTKAKDGCRSFSGMSLDELIETLVLQALEPAAIEMSLRVIEEAEKEREKLRELWEQKLERARYRAQRAFEQYDAVDPRNRLVAQTLEDRWQEALEEEERIRRDYARQKAEWQTPLPGEQAEEIRRLAQDLPALWHAEETLPKERQEIVRAIVDEIHAQVEGETERLRVEVHWAGGDRTAAIVQRPVQSWKQLSYYDELVDRISRLFEAGKSDAQISERLNEQGYRTAEARPFTRAALTSLRYNLGLKRAQSSKPTDLLNLAEDEWTTDQLAERLQMPRASLYNWIRSQKVNAEKRAAQKRKIWVITADQAELQRLEALREQGTSR is encoded by the coding sequence ATGACGGAGTCCGCGATTCTGCGCCCACCCAAGATCACCGAGCGACATGTCAACCAGCTGGTGGTGGTCTATGTACGGCAATCAACTCTCCAGCAGCTCGAGGAGCATCAAGAGTCGACGCGTCGACAGTATGCGCTCGCCAAACGCGCTCGTCGGTGGGGATGGAGCGATGATCAGATTTTGACCATCGACGACGATCTGGGCACAAGCGGAGCAAGCATCAAGGGAAGGCAAGGTCTCCAGAAACTCATGCAGGAGGTGCGTTGTGGGCATGTCGGGCTGATTCTGGCCCTGGAGTTGTCTCGCTACGCCCGGTGCTGCCTGGACTGGTATCGTCTCCTGGAACTGTGTGCCCAGTACGATACGCTTATTGCCGAAAATGACGTGGTCTACGAGCCCTGCGACCCCAATGACCGCATGCTATTGGGAGTCAAAGCGACGATGTCGGAGACAGAGCTTCACATCATGAAGCAGCGACTCGAGGACGGCAAGCTGGCCAAGGCCAAGCGGGGCGAGCTCGTCTTTGATGTGCCGCGTGGTTACGTATGGAGTGTCGACGAGGAGATCATCAAAGACCCCGACGCCCAGGTGCGCCGGGTCATCGAACTGATCTTCGAGGTGTTCGAGAGGCGGCGCACCATCGGTGGTGTGTGTCGATATCTCGAGGCGCACGACATCAAGCTTCCGCATCGTCGCGACAGCTTCGGGCATCTGGCCCACCTGGGCCCGCTTGAGTGGCACAAGGCGACGAACTCGGCGGTGAGCAACCTTTTGCGGCACCCGATTTATGCGGGGGCCTATGTCTACGGGCGGCGCCAGCGGCCCTCGAACGCCGGGTTCGGGAGTCGAGGCGAGCCAGGCCGGGTCCGAGTCGACCAGGGGCAGTGGCTCGTGTTGCTCAAAGCCAATCACCCCGCCTACATCGACTGGAAGACCTACGAGAGAAACGTGGAACAACTCGAGGACAACAAACCGGCCGTGAAGGGATATGCGCAAAATGGCCAAGCGCTGCTGGGAGGACTGGTCCTTTGTGGCGGGTGCGGCTGGCGGATGAGCCTGCACTATAAAGACCCACAAACGTGGCGCTACGAATGCGAAAACTACAAGACGAAGGCCAAAGATGGCTGTCGCTCCTTCAGTGGGATGTCGCTCGACGAGCTGATCGAAACGCTTGTGTTGCAGGCTCTGGAGCCAGCAGCCATCGAAATGAGTTTGAGGGTTATCGAGGAGGCCGAGAAGGAAAGAGAAAAGCTAAGAGAGCTGTGGGAGCAAAAGCTCGAGCGGGCGCGCTATCGCGCCCAACGAGCATTCGAGCAGTATGACGCGGTCGACCCGAGAAACCGTCTGGTGGCCCAGACCCTCGAAGATCGCTGGCAAGAGGCGCTGGAGGAAGAAGAACGAATCCGACGCGACTACGCCCGCCAAAAAGCCGAGTGGCAGACGCCGCTTCCTGGCGAACAAGCCGAAGAAATACGCCGTCTGGCCCAAGATCTGCCGGCCCTGTGGCATGCCGAGGAGACGCTCCCCAAAGAGCGCCAAGAAATCGTGCGCGCGATCGTCGACGAAATTCACGCGCAGGTCGAAGGCGAAACCGAGCGACTCCGCGTCGAGGTCCACTGGGCCGGAGGTGACCGCACAGCGGCCATCGTGCAACGGCCGGTGCAGAGCTGGAAGCAATTGAGCTACTACGACGAGCTTGTCGATAGGATCAGCCGGCTTTTCGAAGCCGGCAAAAGCGATGCCCAGATAAGTGAGCGGCTAAACGAGCAGGGGTATCGAACCGCCGAAGCCCGCCCATTTACGCGGGCAGCGCTCACATCATTGCGCTACAACCTCGGGCTGAAGCGCGCACAGTCGAGCAAGCCGACCGACCTCCTCAATTTAGCCGAGGATGAGTGGACGACCGACCAACTGGCCGAAAGACTCCAGATGCCGCGAGCGTCACTCTACAACTGGATCCGAAGCCAGAAGGTCAATGCCGAAAAGCGAGCCGCTCAGAAGCGCAAGATATGGGTCATCACCGCCGATCAAGCTGAACTCCAGCGTCTTGAAGCCCTCAGAGAGCAAGGAACGAGTCGCTAA
- a CDS encoding ABC transporter permease, with protein sequence MTRYILKRLVSSIVVLLIIVTVALWITRMAPSNPCLKEREANTCACVKENMLDRPVFPVYTSVPLDPVDSCQFWEPESQVSIGPVNILTSEWGETQYFNYVGHLIRFDLGQSMKTDRSVGETISAALPYTIQLGLQALILAILIGVPAGLYAGLRQNTPADYTTMTVAMVGVSIPNFVLGPLLIMFFALDLGWFRPNGWDSWQDSVLPSITLGLFYAAYIARLTRGGMLEIIRKDFIRTARAKGLSEKTVVLGHSLRGAILPVVSFLGPAFARLLTGSVVVEEIFNLPGVGKEFVRSALNRDYNMVLGTVILYSTLLITMNMVVDILYTVIDPRVDYE encoded by the coding sequence GTGACTCGCTACATCTTAAAACGCCTGGTCAGCAGCATTGTCGTGCTGCTGATCATCGTGACCGTCGCGCTCTGGATCACGCGCATGGCGCCGAGTAACCCGTGCTTGAAAGAGCGCGAGGCGAATACCTGCGCCTGCGTCAAAGAGAATATGCTCGACCGACCGGTCTTTCCGGTCTACACGAGCGTGCCTCTCGATCCGGTCGATAGCTGCCAGTTCTGGGAGCCCGAATCCCAGGTCAGCATCGGCCCGGTCAATATCCTGACCTCCGAGTGGGGCGAGACGCAGTATTTCAACTACGTCGGCCACCTGATCCGGTTCGATCTGGGTCAGAGCATGAAGACCGACCGCAGCGTCGGCGAGACGATCTCGGCGGCGCTGCCGTACACGATCCAGCTCGGGCTTCAAGCGCTCATCTTGGCGATTCTGATCGGCGTTCCCGCCGGTCTGTACGCCGGACTGCGCCAGAACACGCCCGCCGACTACACCACAATGACCGTGGCCATGGTCGGCGTGAGCATCCCGAACTTCGTGCTCGGGCCGCTGCTCATCATGTTCTTCGCGCTCGACTTGGGGTGGTTCCGGCCCAACGGCTGGGACTCCTGGCAGGACAGCGTCTTGCCCAGCATCACCCTCGGGTTGTTCTACGCCGCCTATATCGCGCGGCTGACCCGCGGGGGCATGCTCGAGATCATCCGAAAAGACTTCATTCGCACCGCCCGAGCCAAGGGCCTGAGCGAGAAGACGGTCGTGCTCGGCCACTCGCTTCGAGGCGCCATCCTGCCGGTGGTCAGCTTCTTGGGACCCGCGTTCGCGCGCCTTTTGACCGGCTCGGTGGTCGTCGAGGAAATCTTCAACCTCCCCGGCGTCGGCAAAGAGTTTGTGCGCTCGGCGCTCAACCGTGACTACAACATGGTTTTGGGAACCGTCATTTTGTATTCGACGCTGTTGATCACCATGAACATGGTCGTCGACATCCTCTACACCGTCATTGACCCGCGGGTGGACTATGAGTGA
- a CDS encoding ABC transporter ATP-binding protein: MTETAAKNEKSTAKSTLDERPKILEVKNLKTHFKTDEGVVRAVDGVSFAVRKGESLGIVGESGSGKSVTQISILGLIPSPPGEIVDGQILFQGEDLLEKKDKELRKIRGNKISMIWQDPMTSLNPFLRISKQLIEPLRLHKGMDKAAAKQKAIEMLDKVGIPGAAERIDQYPHQFSGGMRQRVMIAMALLCEPELLIADEPTTALDVTIQAQILELIKSLRKDFGTSVVTITHDLGVVAGMADRIIVMYAGRMMEEAPARELFHHPAHPYTVGLLKSVPRLDRGRTDELIPIEGRPPDTSKDIPGCPFVDRCPWAIDKCHKEFPEPKTFGDGHRSFCWRADEVYAAKLGSKSSSERVHEIEQKVRAGETIDTTAADAAGGDDV; this comes from the coding sequence ATGACTGAAACCGCCGCGAAAAACGAAAAGAGCACCGCGAAGTCCACGCTCGACGAGCGCCCCAAGATCCTCGAGGTCAAAAACCTCAAGACGCACTTCAAGACCGACGAGGGCGTCGTGCGCGCCGTCGACGGCGTCAGCTTTGCGGTGCGAAAGGGCGAGTCGCTGGGCATCGTCGGCGAGTCCGGTTCGGGCAAGTCGGTCACCCAGATTTCCATTCTGGGCCTGATCCCGTCGCCTCCCGGCGAGATCGTCGACGGCCAGATCCTGTTCCAGGGCGAAGACCTCCTCGAGAAGAAGGACAAGGAGCTTCGCAAGATTCGAGGCAACAAGATCTCGATGATCTGGCAGGACCCGATGACCAGCCTCAACCCCTTCCTGCGCATCTCGAAGCAGCTCATCGAGCCGCTTCGCCTACACAAGGGGATGGACAAGGCGGCCGCCAAGCAGAAGGCCATCGAGATGCTCGACAAGGTCGGCATCCCGGGCGCCGCCGAGCGTATCGACCAGTATCCGCACCAGTTCTCCGGCGGTATGCGCCAGCGCGTCATGATCGCCATGGCGCTTCTGTGTGAGCCCGAACTCCTCATCGCCGACGAGCCGACCACCGCGCTCGACGTGACGATTCAGGCCCAGATCCTCGAGCTCATCAAGAGCCTGCGAAAGGACTTCGGCACCAGCGTCGTCACCATCACCCACGACCTGGGCGTCGTGGCCGGCATGGCCGACCGCATCATCGTGATGTACGCCGGCCGCATGATGGAGGAGGCGCCCGCGCGCGAGCTCTTCCACCACCCGGCGCACCCGTACACCGTCGGCCTGCTCAAGAGCGTCCCGCGACTCGACCGCGGCCGCACCGACGAGCTGATCCCCATCGAGGGCCGCCCGCCGGACACCTCCAAGGACATTCCCGGATGCCCGTTCGTCGACCGTTGCCCCTGGGCCATCGACAAGTGTCACAAGGAATTCCCCGAGCCCAAGACCTTCGGCGACGGCCACCGCTCGTTCTGCTGGCGTGCCGACGAAGTCTACGCCGCCAAGCTCGGCTCGAAGTCGTCGTCGGAGCGCGTCCACGAGATCGAACAGAAAGTTCGCGCCGGCGAGACCATCGACACGACCGCGGCCGATGCAGCAGGAGGCGACGATGTCTGA
- the uvrA gene encoding excinuclease ABC subunit UvrA has product MTQAAKKYPPKAETVSLRGVRTHNLKGIDCDIPHGKLTVINGVSGSGKSSLAFDTLYAEGQRRYTESLSTYARQFLQRMERPPVESVKNIQPALALRQKNEVSNARSTVGTITEVDDHLQLLYTHIGETTCPKCNIAVVRDTVPGVVSEIESFEEGTRLIIVAESEAPQEEHRHAVLKHLVQEGYRRLFIDGETIDITETDIESLLDRDAFPVVIDRIKVREGEGMRISEAVEAGFGLGKGRIEVYFYDDLDRAPVVFDRAFRCNSCGTDFIEPQPALFSFNSSLGACDECSGFGKVMGIDFKKVIPNPGLSLDEGAIACFETPKYKKHRRKLLELCKERGTPIDVPFFKLPEEDQDFIKEGGKVGRKRWKGVRGFFDSLKSKQYKTHVRIFLARYRGYDRCPECKGSRLNQSARNVTVHGKAISDIWQMRIEVAREYFDELELPPELYARVATLIEEIRHRLNYLDTIGCGYLSLDRQSRTLSGGEMQRIHLTTSLGRALTDTLYVLDEPTAGMHARDTDNLMEVLYELRDLGNTVVVVEHDPEVIEGADYVIEIGPRGGEQGGEIMFAGPIEEFHAQETLTSSTLARRRGVQIDPKTAKPSGHVRIVGAREHNLDDLTVELPYERLSVVTGVSGSGKSTLCEDILYNGWKALQGRGGVEAGAVGALEGLDIFDDVVLMDQSAVGRSNRSNALSYTGAFDDVRKIYAGTRQAKVSGLSIGDFSFNTPGGRCEKCQGTGTITVEMHFMADIEVTCEECDGQRYGRRVLDVEYGGKNIADVFEMTVDEAIEFFHKREPLVRKLQPLIDVGLGYLRLGQTTATLSGGEAQRLKLATYIADGRKRGDTKPVLFIFDEPTVGLHMLDVETLVDAMHQLVDHGHTVVVIEHNIDFIAQCDHVVDLGPGAGPAGGKLVAEGTPAEVAQCEGSYTGKYLAELLASA; this is encoded by the coding sequence ATGACTCAAGCCGCTAAGAAGTACCCGCCCAAAGCCGAGACCGTCAGCCTGCGCGGGGTGCGCACTCACAACCTCAAGGGCATCGACTGCGACATCCCGCACGGCAAGCTCACCGTCATCAACGGGGTGAGCGGCTCGGGCAAGTCGAGCCTCGCCTTCGACACGTTGTACGCCGAGGGGCAGCGCCGCTACACCGAGTCGCTGTCGACCTACGCGCGCCAGTTTTTGCAGCGCATGGAGCGACCGCCGGTCGAGTCGGTCAAGAATATCCAGCCGGCGCTGGCGCTTCGCCAGAAGAACGAGGTCTCCAACGCTCGCTCGACGGTCGGTACGATCACCGAGGTCGACGACCACCTGCAGCTTCTCTACACCCACATCGGCGAGACGACTTGCCCCAAGTGCAATATCGCGGTGGTTCGCGACACGGTGCCGGGCGTCGTCTCCGAGATCGAGTCGTTCGAAGAGGGCACGCGCCTCATCATCGTCGCCGAGTCCGAGGCGCCTCAGGAAGAGCACCGCCACGCCGTGCTCAAGCACCTCGTCCAAGAGGGCTACCGGCGCCTGTTTATCGACGGCGAGACGATCGACATCACCGAGACCGACATCGAGTCGCTGCTCGACCGCGACGCCTTCCCGGTGGTCATCGACCGCATCAAGGTGCGCGAGGGCGAGGGCATGCGCATCTCGGAGGCCGTCGAGGCGGGCTTCGGGCTGGGCAAGGGGCGCATCGAGGTCTACTTCTACGACGACCTCGACCGGGCTCCGGTCGTCTTCGACCGCGCGTTTCGCTGCAACTCGTGCGGCACCGACTTCATCGAGCCGCAGCCGGCGCTCTTTAGCTTCAATAGCTCGCTCGGCGCCTGCGACGAGTGCTCGGGATTCGGCAAGGTGATGGGCATCGACTTCAAGAAGGTCATCCCCAACCCCGGCCTGAGCCTCGACGAGGGCGCCATCGCCTGCTTCGAGACGCCCAAATACAAAAAACACCGCCGCAAGCTGCTCGAGCTGTGCAAAGAGCGGGGCACGCCCATCGACGTGCCGTTCTTCAAGCTGCCCGAAGAGGACCAGGACTTCATCAAGGAGGGCGGCAAGGTGGGCCGCAAGCGCTGGAAGGGCGTTCGCGGCTTCTTCGACAGTCTCAAGAGCAAGCAGTACAAGACGCACGTGCGCATCTTCTTGGCGCGCTACCGCGGCTACGACCGCTGCCCGGAGTGCAAGGGGAGCCGGCTCAACCAGAGCGCGCGCAACGTCACCGTGCACGGCAAGGCGATCAGCGACATCTGGCAGATGCGCATCGAGGTCGCCCGCGAGTACTTCGACGAGCTGGAGCTTCCGCCGGAGCTGTACGCCCGCGTGGCCACGCTCATCGAGGAAATTCGCCATCGGCTCAACTACCTCGACACCATCGGCTGCGGGTATCTGTCGCTCGACCGCCAGTCACGCACGCTTTCGGGCGGTGAGATGCAGCGCATCCACCTGACCACGAGCCTCGGCCGCGCGCTCACCGACACGCTGTACGTCCTCGACGAGCCGACTGCAGGCATGCACGCCCGCGACACCGACAACCTCATGGAGGTGCTCTACGAGCTCCGCGACTTGGGCAACACAGTCGTCGTCGTCGAGCACGACCCCGAGGTCATCGAGGGCGCCGACTACGTTATCGAAATCGGCCCGCGCGGAGGAGAGCAGGGCGGCGAGATCATGTTCGCCGGCCCCATCGAGGAGTTCCACGCCCAGGAGACGCTCACCAGCAGCACCTTGGCGCGTCGCCGCGGCGTCCAGATCGACCCCAAGACCGCCAAGCCGAGCGGCCACGTGCGCATCGTCGGCGCCCGCGAGCACAACCTCGACGACCTGACCGTCGAACTCCCCTACGAGCGCCTGTCGGTCGTCACCGGCGTGAGCGGCTCGGGCAAGTCGACCCTGTGCGAAGACATTCTGTATAACGGCTGGAAAGCTCTGCAGGGCCGCGGCGGCGTCGAAGCCGGCGCCGTGGGCGCGCTCGAGGGCCTCGATATCTTCGACGACGTCGTGCTGATGGACCAGTCGGCCGTGGGCCGCTCGAACCGCTCGAACGCGCTCAGCTACACCGGCGCCTTCGACGACGTCCGCAAGATCTACGCGGGCACTCGCCAGGCGAAGGTCAGCGGCCTGTCGATCGGCGACTTCAGCTTCAACACTCCGGGTGGGCGCTGCGAGAAGTGTCAGGGAACGGGCACGATCACCGTCGAGATGCACTTCATGGCCGACATCGAGGTCACCTGCGAGGAGTGCGACGGCCAGCGCTACGGCCGGCGGGTGCTCGACGTCGAATACGGGGGCAAGAATATCGCCGACGTCTTCGAGATGACCGTCGACGAGGCCATCGAGTTCTTCCACAAGCGCGAGCCGCTGGTGCGAAAGCTCCAGCCGCTCATCGACGTGGGCTTGGGCTACCTTCGCCTGGGCCAGACGACGGCGACCCTGTCGGGCGGCGAAGCCCAGCGCCTCAAGCTGGCGACCTATATCGCCGACGGCCGCAAGCGCGGCGACACCAAGCCGGTGCTCTTCATCTTCGACGAGCCCACCGTCGGCCTGCATATGCTCGACGTCGAGACCCTCGTCGACGCGATGCACCAACTCGTCGACCACGGCCACACCGTCGTCGTCATCGAGCACAATATCGACTTCATCGCCCAGTGCGACCACGTGGTCGACCTGGGCCCGGGCGCCGGCCCGGCGGGCGGCAAGCTCGTCGCCGAAGGCACGCCCGCCGAGGTCGCCCAATGCGAGGGGAGCTACACCGGCAAATACCTCGCCGAGTTGCTCGCCAGTGCATAA
- a CDS encoding ABC transporter ATP-binding protein: MSEAVADPKEKTDVASEDNSTTRDPKTPKPQDPANENKVLVKIENLKMHFPVYKGALFRKEVNRVKAVDGLTFDIYEGETLGLVGESGCGKSTTGRAVIQLYEPTDGAVVFEGCDLTKLPPKELHRLRRDLQMIFQDPYASLNPRMTVGDIIAEPMKVHKLASGKDIQREVQELMDIVGLDPRFVRRYPHEFSGGQRQRIGIARALASKPKFIVADEPISALDVSIQAQIMNLMDELQDEFGLTYLFIAHDLAAVRHISDRIAVMYLGNMAELCDGEELYENPLHPYTEALISAVPIPDPEVEETRERIVLQGDVPSPLNPPSGCVFHTRCPYAFDRCKKEKPVFQEAEDGHFVACHLIDEPERRENVDPTKSSPLSSGGE, encoded by the coding sequence ATGTCTGAAGCAGTAGCCGACCCAAAAGAGAAGACGGACGTGGCATCGGAAGACAACTCCACGACCCGAGACCCCAAAACCCCGAAACCCCAAGACCCCGCGAACGAGAACAAAGTTCTCGTCAAGATCGAAAACCTCAAGATGCACTTCCCGGTCTACAAGGGAGCGCTCTTCCGAAAAGAGGTCAACCGGGTCAAGGCGGTCGACGGGCTCACCTTCGACATCTACGAGGGCGAGACCCTCGGACTCGTCGGTGAGTCAGGCTGCGGCAAGTCGACCACCGGCCGCGCCGTCATCCAGCTCTACGAGCCCACAGACGGCGCAGTCGTCTTCGAGGGCTGCGACCTCACAAAGCTTCCGCCCAAGGAGCTGCACCGGCTGCGTCGCGACCTGCAGATGATCTTTCAGGACCCGTACGCCTCGCTCAACCCGCGTATGACCGTCGGCGACATCATCGCCGAGCCGATGAAGGTCCACAAACTGGCCAGCGGCAAGGATATCCAGCGCGAGGTCCAGGAGCTGATGGACATCGTCGGCCTCGACCCGCGCTTTGTGCGCCGCTACCCGCACGAGTTTTCCGGCGGTCAGCGCCAGCGCATCGGCATCGCCCGCGCCCTGGCGAGCAAGCCGAAATTCATCGTCGCCGACGAGCCCATCAGCGCGCTCGACGTGTCCATCCAGGCCCAGATCATGAACCTGATGGACGAACTCCAAGACGAGTTCGGTCTGACGTACCTGTTCATCGCCCACGACCTGGCCGCCGTGCGTCATATCTCCGACCGCATCGCGGTGATGTATCTGGGCAATATGGCCGAGCTTTGCGACGGCGAAGAGCTCTACGAAAACCCGCTGCACCCCTACACCGAGGCGCTCATCTCGGCGGTCCCGATTCCCGACCCGGAGGTCGAGGAGACCCGCGAGCGCATCGTCCTGCAAGGCGACGTCCCCAGCCCGCTCAACCCGCCGTCGGGCTGCGTCTTCCACACGCGCTGCCCCTACGCCTTCGACCGGTGCAAAAAGGAAAAGCCGGTCTTCCAGGAGGCCGAGGACGGCCACTTCGTCGCGTGTCACCTGATTGACGAGCCCGAGCGGCGTGAGAACGTCGACCCCACGAAGTCCTCTCCGCTCTCGAGTGGCGGGGAATGA
- a CDS encoding peptide ABC transporter substrate-binding protein, with the protein MLALPNLNKTGQLALAALLVGAVALTGCDKSGETANNAEGAAKSSGGEKADEFKAGANADMFTFVVSADPETFDTAKMSGAPEGRLAMQLFEGLLIPGPTTEGITDSSKLVKPGVAESYEVSEDGKTYTFKIREDAKWSNGDPVTAQDFVYSWKRVLTPGFPADYATMMYVIKGAEEYNKSKEGEADWSKVGLEAKDDQTLVVELNNPTPYFPELVAFYTFFPTPQKVVEKHGDDWTKPENIVTNGAYVLKSYEPQKELLLGINEHYWDEENVSITEAKARIITDRNAVTNAYRAGELHWSGTSLPVSQISSFVAHPDYRRDPMLGTYYFRVNVSKEDSPLNDKKVRQALSLATDRQTLVDNVLNGLYHAADAYVPNNMAGYESTTKTEYNPRKAKALLKEAGYGKDAKKFPQIQLLYNTDENHKLVAESIQKQWKSNLGIDVELVNKEWKMYLQDVDNLDYQVARAGWIGDYNDPMTFLDMWETGNGNNDTGWSNAEYDELLDQARSEADSAKRQELLQKAETILLEEGPVIPIYFYTNNVLVARQLEGLEPHNRDIHLLKYVSLPQ; encoded by the coding sequence ATGCTTGCACTTCCAAACCTCAACAAGACGGGCCAACTGGCGCTCGCGGCGCTGCTGGTCGGCGCGGTGGCGCTGACCGGCTGTGACAAGAGCGGTGAGACGGCCAACAACGCCGAAGGTGCGGCGAAGAGCTCCGGCGGCGAGAAAGCCGATGAGTTCAAGGCCGGCGCCAACGCCGATATGTTCACCTTCGTGGTCTCGGCAGACCCGGAGACCTTCGACACCGCCAAGATGAGTGGTGCTCCCGAGGGTCGCCTGGCGATGCAGCTCTTCGAGGGACTTCTGATACCGGGGCCGACCACCGAGGGCATCACCGACTCCTCGAAGTTGGTCAAGCCGGGCGTGGCCGAGTCGTACGAGGTCAGCGAAGACGGCAAGACCTACACCTTCAAGATTCGCGAAGATGCCAAGTGGTCGAACGGCGACCCGGTGACCGCTCAGGACTTCGTCTACTCGTGGAAGCGCGTGCTCACCCCGGGCTTCCCGGCGGACTACGCCACGATGATGTACGTCATCAAAGGCGCCGAGGAGTACAACAAGTCGAAAGAGGGCGAAGCGGACTGGAGCAAGGTCGGCCTCGAGGCCAAAGACGACCAGACGCTCGTCGTCGAGTTGAACAACCCGACGCCGTACTTCCCCGAGCTGGTCGCCTTCTACACGTTCTTCCCGACGCCTCAGAAGGTCGTCGAAAAGCATGGTGACGACTGGACCAAGCCCGAGAATATCGTGACCAACGGCGCTTATGTCCTCAAGAGCTACGAGCCGCAAAAAGAGTTGCTCCTGGGCATCAACGAGCACTACTGGGACGAAGAGAACGTCAGCATCACCGAAGCCAAGGCGCGAATCATCACCGACCGCAACGCGGTCACCAACGCCTACCGCGCCGGCGAACTGCACTGGAGCGGCACCAGCCTTCCGGTCAGCCAGATCTCGAGCTTCGTGGCTCACCCGGACTACCGTCGTGACCCGATGCTGGGCACCTACTACTTCCGCGTGAACGTCTCCAAAGAAGACTCGCCGCTCAACGACAAGAAGGTGCGCCAGGCGCTTAGCCTCGCCACCGACCGTCAGACGCTGGTCGACAACGTGCTCAACGGTCTGTACCACGCCGCCGACGCCTACGTGCCCAACAACATGGCCGGCTACGAGTCGACCACCAAGACCGAGTACAACCCGCGCAAAGCCAAGGCGCTCCTCAAAGAGGCGGGCTACGGCAAAGACGCCAAGAAGTTCCCCCAGATCCAGCTCCTCTACAACACCGACGAGAACCACAAGCTGGTGGCCGAGTCGATTCAGAAGCAGTGGAAGAGCAACCTGGGCATCGACGTCGAGTTGGTGAACAAGGAATGGAAGATGTACCTGCAGGACGTCGACAACCTCGACTACCAGGTCGCGCGTGCAGGCTGGATCGGCGACTACAACGACCCGATGACCTTCCTGGACATGTGGGAGACCGGCAACGGCAACAACGACACCGGCTGGTCGAACGCCGAGTACGACGAGCTTCTCGACCAGGCGCGCAGCGAGGCCGACTCGGCCAAGCGCCAGGAGTTGTTGCAGAAAGCCGAGACGATTCTCTTGGAAGAAGGTCCGGTCATCCCGATCTACTTCTACACCAACAACGTGCTGGTCGCCCGGCAGCTCGAAGGTCTCGAGCCGCATAACCGGGACATCCACCTCCTCAAGTACGTGAGCCTCCCGCAGTGA